One window of Perca fluviatilis chromosome 12, GENO_Pfluv_1.0, whole genome shotgun sequence genomic DNA carries:
- the cdca7a gene encoding cell division cycle-associated protein 7a gives MPSTRSKKLAAQAPSTRMSLRSFRTVPLVSMETSSSSSDDSCDSFGSDGGFANTRNSLRQTRQRMAEKPKMFKASSEEDTCSGFEESEINSQMKAMKVDSEPPRRGRRSTVLKVAMTFPTKKTGKKRPASEPFPQIKVEHSDSEEEENFMHKRALNIKENKEMLQKLMAELNKVPGLFPRRMAMSASTTPRQAPRRAMGTPRACRRNPERLSRPHTRSRSLVDGPPSPTPEEEPEDKFSLVRKNRYSEDYDEPPRRRFFSGTKAIPHVVRPVDDITEVELQSICHNVREKVYNSSTGSTCHQCRQKTIDTKTNCRNPECVGVRGQFCGPCLRNRYGEEVHDALLNPEWQCPPCRGICNCSFCRARDGRCATGVLVYLAKYHGFDNVHAYLKSLKKEMEENSE, from the exons atgccaTCCACCCGCTCCAAG AAACTGGCAGCACAGGCTCCATCTACCAGGATGAGTTTAAGGAGCTTCCGCACCGTCCCTCTGGTTTCCATGGAgacttcctcctcttcctctgatgACAGCTGTGATAGCTTTGGCTCTGATGGAGGCTTTGCAAATACG agGAACAGCTTAAGACAGACGAGGCAGAGGATGGCAGAGAAACCAAAGATGTTTAAGGCTTCATCAGAGGAGGATACATGCAGCGGGTTTGAGGAGAGTGAGATCAACAGCCAGATGAAAGCCATG AAAGTAGACTCTGAACCTCCGAGACGTGGCCGTAGGTCCACCGTCCTGAAGGTTGCCATGACATTCCCCACCAAGAAGACGGGCAAGAAGAGGCCTGCATCCGAACCTTTCCCTCAAATTAAAGTAGAACACTCCGActctgaggaagaggagaactTCATGCACAAGAGAGCCCTGAATATTAAGGAGAACAAAGAAATG ctgcAAAAGCTCATGGCAGAGCTGAACAAAGTACCTGGACTCTTCCCAAGACGGATGGCAATGTCTGCATCCACTACG CCTCGACAAGCACCTCGGCGGGCAATGGGAACTCCAAGAGCTTGTAGGAGAAACCCAGAGCGTTTGTCTCGTCCCCACACACGGTCCCGCTCACTGGTGGACGGGCCCCCCAGCCCAACTCCAGAGGAAGAGCCCGAGGACAAGTTTAGTCTGGTTCGCAAAAACCGCTACAGTGAGGACTATGATGAGCCT CCCCGTCGCCGTTTCTTCAGTGGTACCAAGGCCATCCCTCACGTAGTGCGGCctgtggatgacatcacagaggTGGAGCTGCAGAGCATCTGCCACAACGTGCGGGAAAAAGTCTACAACAGCTCCACT GGGTCCACTTGCCACCAGTGCCGCCAGAAAACAATCGACACCAAAACCAACTGCCGTAATCCAGAGTGTGTGGGGGTGAGGGGTCAGTTCTGCGGCCCCTGTCTCCGTAACCGCTACGGAGAGGAGGTCCATGATGCTCTGCTGAATCCA GAGTGGCAGTGCCCGCCATGCAGAGGGATCTGTAACTGCAGCTTCTGTCGGGCCCGAGACGGTCGCTGTGCTACAGGAGTGTTGGTGTACCTGGCTAAATATCATGGATTTGATAATGTGCACGCTTACCTGAAAAG CTTGAAAAAGGAGATGGAAGAAAACAGTGAGTGA